In Nostoc sp. CENA543, a single genomic region encodes these proteins:
- the psbP gene encoding photosystem II reaction center PsbP, with product MWKRLVFILLLVLSFSLSNPDVASAAGFKSFVDTTDGYEFSYPNGWLQVKVANGPDVVFHDLIEVSENVSVVISPVPENKTLQQLGTPTEVGYKLGKAALAPADSGRTAELVNALEKESDGKEYYILEYLVTLPSKQKRHNIASVAVSRGKLFTFNASIPEKRWQKVKQSMEEVVNSFSVY from the coding sequence ATGTGGAAAAGACTTGTATTTATTTTGCTATTGGTGTTAAGTTTCAGTCTAAGTAATCCTGATGTAGCCTCTGCTGCGGGATTCAAAAGCTTTGTCGATACAACCGATGGCTATGAGTTTTCATACCCCAATGGCTGGTTGCAGGTAAAAGTTGCGAATGGCCCTGATGTTGTATTTCACGATTTAATTGAGGTATCAGAAAATGTCTCTGTGGTGATTAGTCCTGTCCCAGAGAACAAAACTTTACAACAATTAGGAACACCTACAGAAGTAGGTTATAAGCTAGGTAAAGCCGCTTTAGCTCCTGCTGATTCTGGTAGAACAGCAGAGTTAGTCAATGCTTTAGAAAAAGAAAGTGATGGTAAAGAATACTACATCCTGGAGTATTTAGTAACGCTGCCCAGTAAACAAAAACGTCATAATATCGCCAGTGTAGCAGTGAGCCGAGGTAAACTTTTTACCTTTAATGCTTCTATTCCTGAAAAGCGGTGGCAAAAAGTTAAACAGTCTATGGAAGAGGTTGTAAATTCTTTTTCAGTGTACTAG
- a CDS encoding nucleoside triphosphate pyrophosphatase — MTLPQFVLASASPARRRLLQSVGIEPIVSPSDFDESQVQLSEPAQLVQILAQSKAETVAPQFTSALIMGCDSVLAIDGKIHGKPENAEEAIARWQLMRGSFGDLYTGHVLIDQQQQRTVVKCQVTRVYFAQISDRAIQAYVATGEPLKCAGAFALEGFGSLFVEKITGCHSNVIGLSLPLLRQMLEELGYEVTDYWSEK; from the coding sequence ATTACACTTCCCCAATTTGTGCTAGCTTCGGCTTCTCCGGCGAGACGGCGTTTGCTACAGAGTGTTGGTATTGAACCTATAGTTAGTCCTAGTGATTTTGATGAGTCACAAGTTCAACTGAGTGAGCCTGCTCAATTAGTACAGATTTTGGCTCAAAGCAAGGCGGAAACTGTAGCACCACAGTTTACATCAGCTTTAATTATGGGTTGTGATTCCGTCTTAGCGATAGATGGTAAGATTCACGGTAAGCCAGAAAATGCAGAGGAAGCGATCGCACGCTGGCAATTAATGCGGGGTAGCTTTGGTGATTTGTACACAGGTCACGTTCTAATTGACCAGCAGCAGCAGCGTACTGTAGTAAAATGTCAAGTCACAAGGGTTTATTTTGCCCAAATTAGCGATCGCGCTATTCAAGCTTATGTCGCTACAGGTGAACCACTCAAATGTGCTGGTGCATTCGCCTTAGAAGGTTTTGGTAGTCTATTCGTAGAAAAAATTACGGGTTGTCACAGCAATGTTATAGGACTGAGTTTACCTCTATTGCGACAAATGTTAGAGGAACTTGGCTATGAAGTCACTGATTATTGGTCAGAGAAATAG
- a CDS encoding sugar transferase — protein sequence MTAQSSLLSGKRRLKTDASSSTRSVIKRGQKTKTPRRKPQGLSFLSLNGEFFKRLFDIVFSLLVLILFSPVYLILALLIALSSEGPIFYVQERIGKNYQPFNCIKFRTMVRNADEVLVQMMETSPQLRQEFESSFKLKKDPRITRIGRFLRITSLDEFPQFWNVLKGDMSVVGPRPLVAEELPKYGIHIDQVLTIRPGITGLWQVSGRNDIPYPRRVQIDLHYVKARTLWLDLWIILKTIDVVIMPKNNGAY from the coding sequence ATGACTGCCCAGAGCTCACTCCTCTCCGGTAAGCGACGCTTAAAGACAGATGCTAGCTCGTCTACGCGTTCTGTAATCAAGCGAGGTCAAAAAACAAAGACACCTAGACGAAAACCTCAAGGTTTGTCTTTTCTCAGTTTAAACGGAGAGTTTTTCAAAAGACTGTTCGACATTGTGTTTTCTTTGTTGGTTTTGATTCTGTTTTCTCCTGTCTACTTAATTTTGGCCTTGCTGATTGCTTTGAGTTCGGAAGGCCCGATTTTTTATGTCCAGGAAAGAATCGGAAAAAATTACCAGCCATTCAATTGTATTAAGTTCCGTACAATGGTTCGGAATGCAGACGAAGTTCTCGTCCAAATGATGGAAACATCACCCCAGTTGCGGCAAGAATTTGAAAGCAGTTTTAAGCTGAAAAAAGACCCTAGAATTACTAGAATAGGTCGTTTTTTACGAATTACTAGCCTGGATGAATTTCCTCAGTTCTGGAACGTTTTAAAAGGGGATATGAGTGTCGTCGGCCCGCGTCCTCTAGTTGCAGAAGAACTGCCGAAATACGGAATTCACATTGATCAGGTTTTAACTATCAGACCAGGAATTACCGGATTATGGCAAGTTTCTGGGCGCAATGACATTCCCTACCCCCGCAGAGTACAAATAGACCTGCATTATGTCAAAGCTAGAACCTTGTGGCTGGATTTATGGATTATCCTCAAAACCATTGATGTAGTCATTATGCCCAAAAATAACGGAGCATACTGA
- a CDS encoding glycosyltransferase, translating to MPLKYALVHEWLTPKATGGSELVVREILNHVEADLYALIDFESTNPDSYLYQRQIGSTFLQHFPFAKNGIQKYLPFLPLAIEQLDLRQYDVILSSSHAVAKGVITTGDQVHICYCHSPMRYAWDLTFDYLHHSKLGRGVAGWVTRYLLHQLRQWDVLSANRVDYFIANSHHTARRIWRCYRREATVIYPPVNVDQFPFLPQKEDFYLTVSRLVSYKQVSLIVQAFNQLQRPLVIIGTGSEMKQIHKLANSNIKILGWQPDEVVKKYMARAKAFVYAACEDFGIALVEAQACGTPVIAYGAGGALETVKDVRSFKDNGTGILFPRQTVEALVETVEKFEIYQDALSPEYMRSHAAQFSPQVFTQRYLDFLNQHHKKGILERDSQNFL from the coding sequence GTGCCCTTGAAATATGCTCTTGTTCATGAGTGGCTCACACCAAAAGCCACCGGTGGTTCAGAATTAGTCGTAAGAGAAATTTTGAACCACGTTGAGGCAGATTTGTATGCCCTCATTGACTTTGAATCCACCAATCCTGACAGTTATCTATATCAACGTCAGATTGGTAGTACATTTCTCCAGCATTTTCCCTTTGCCAAAAATGGGATTCAAAAATACCTGCCCTTTTTACCATTGGCAATTGAACAACTGGATTTACGCCAGTATGATGTTATTTTGTCTTCATCTCACGCTGTAGCCAAAGGCGTGATCACCACTGGCGACCAGGTGCATATTTGCTATTGCCACAGCCCTATGCGCTATGCTTGGGACTTAACTTTTGATTATCTACACCACAGTAAGTTGGGGCGTGGTGTAGCTGGGTGGGTGACTCGCTACTTGCTTCATCAACTACGTCAATGGGATGTCCTAAGTGCAAACCGAGTTGACTATTTTATTGCTAACTCTCACCATACAGCTCGGAGGATTTGGCGTTGCTATCGACGAGAAGCTACAGTCATCTATCCCCCAGTCAATGTAGATCAATTTCCTTTTTTACCTCAAAAAGAGGATTTTTATCTCACTGTTTCCCGGTTAGTGAGCTATAAGCAAGTATCTCTAATTGTTCAAGCGTTCAATCAATTGCAGCGTCCATTGGTAATCATTGGTACAGGTTCAGAAATGAAACAAATTCACAAGCTAGCAAACTCTAATATCAAAATCCTGGGGTGGCAACCTGATGAAGTGGTAAAAAAATATATGGCTAGGGCTAAGGCATTTGTGTATGCTGCTTGTGAAGATTTTGGTATTGCTTTAGTAGAGGCGCAGGCTTGTGGTACTCCCGTGATTGCCTATGGTGCAGGAGGTGCTTTAGAAACAGTTAAAGATGTGCGATCCTTTAAAGATAATGGTACGGGGATATTATTTCCGCGCCAAACAGTAGAGGCATTAGTGGAGACAGTAGAGAAATTTGAAATTTATCAAGATGCTCTTAGTCCTGAGTATATGCGATCGCACGCTGCTCAGTTTTCACCCCAAGTTTTTACTCAACGTTACCTAGATTTTTTAAATCAGCATCATAAAAAAGGCATTCTGGAACGTGACAGCCAGAATTTTTTGTAA
- a CDS encoding NAD-dependent epimerase/dehydratase family protein, which translates to MRILIMGGTRFIGVYLTQILVEQGHEVVLFNRGNRPLPSLQGVGQIIGDRTDPTQLKEKLSPENFDVIFDNNGRELTDTQPLAEIFAGRVQHFVYMSSAGVYLKSDQLPHVEGDKVDPKSRHRGKHETEAYLQQQGLPFTSIRPTYIYGPLNYNDLESWFFDRIVRDRPIPIPGNGLHITQLGHVKDLAVAMSQVIGNQQAIGQVYNISGDRFVTFDGLARACAQAAGKSPDDIKIVHYDPKKFDFGKRKAFPMRVQHFFASVHKAQTELNWQPQYDLISGLTDSFENDYLATRRDQAEIDFSVDEEILQA; encoded by the coding sequence ATGCGAATTTTGATCATGGGTGGTACCAGGTTTATCGGTGTTTATCTAACTCAGATACTTGTGGAACAAGGACATGAGGTAGTGCTGTTTAATCGTGGTAATCGTCCCCTGCCAAGTTTACAGGGAGTAGGACAAATTATAGGCGATCGCACTGATCCTACACAGCTCAAGGAAAAATTATCACCAGAAAATTTTGATGTCATTTTTGACAATAATGGTCGGGAATTGACTGATACTCAACCACTAGCGGAAATTTTTGCCGGACGGGTGCAACATTTTGTCTATATGAGTTCTGCGGGGGTATATCTTAAATCTGACCAATTACCCCACGTTGAGGGTGACAAGGTAGACCCAAAAAGCCGCCATCGGGGGAAACACGAAACTGAAGCGTATTTACAGCAGCAGGGATTACCTTTTACTTCCATTCGCCCTACCTATATTTACGGGCCGTTAAATTATAACGATTTAGAAAGTTGGTTCTTTGATCGGATTGTACGCGATCGCCCAATTCCTATTCCTGGTAACGGCTTACATATTACTCAGCTAGGCCATGTCAAAGATTTGGCTGTGGCCATGTCCCAGGTGATTGGCAATCAGCAGGCGATTGGACAAGTGTATAACATTTCAGGCGATCGCTTTGTTACCTTTGATGGTTTAGCCCGTGCTTGCGCCCAAGCTGCCGGTAAATCACCAGATGACATCAAAATTGTGCATTACGACCCGAAAAAATTTGATTTCGGTAAACGCAAAGCTTTTCCGATGCGCGTACAGCATTTCTTTGCTTCTGTACACAAAGCGCAAACAGAATTAAATTGGCAGCCCCAATACGATTTAATCTCCGGGCTAACTGACTCTTTTGAAAATGATTATTTAGCCACCAGAAGAGATCAAGCAGAAATCGACTTCTCTGTTGATGAAGAAATTTTACAAGCTTAG
- a CDS encoding Uma2 family endonuclease, with translation MYQTDPPQPAKVALPTMYDLPSEYLEDSGLPDEFHILQSQLLRETFSTPNYPADQVLVATDLNLYYDTHNPLWYKRPDWFAVVGVSRLYEQRDLRLSYVIWQESVAPFVVVELLSPGTEKEDLGQTLREVSQPPTKWEVYERILRIPYYIVFDRYTDKLQAFQLVADSYHPIDLSTPQIWMPSLQVGLGLWQGTYTNSQFASRNSQLKNLDAAKLSWFPSVSIFSRIGITKELNACGYAGTIQQGIGFPQQ, from the coding sequence ATGTATCAAACAGACCCTCCCCAGCCTGCCAAAGTAGCCCTACCTACTATGTATGATCTTCCTAGCGAATACCTGGAGGATTCTGGCTTGCCTGATGAATTTCACATTTTGCAATCACAGCTTTTAAGAGAAACTTTCTCTACTCCTAATTACCCAGCAGATCAAGTATTAGTTGCTACTGATTTAAACTTGTATTACGACACTCACAATCCCCTATGGTACAAACGTCCTGACTGGTTTGCAGTAGTTGGGGTTTCTCGTTTATATGAACAAAGAGATTTACGTTTAAGTTATGTCATCTGGCAAGAAAGTGTCGCTCCTTTTGTGGTGGTAGAATTATTATCTCCTGGGACGGAGAAGGAAGATTTAGGTCAAACTTTACGAGAAGTTAGTCAACCTCCGACTAAATGGGAGGTATATGAACGAATTTTGCGAATTCCTTACTACATCGTATTTGACCGCTACACAGATAAACTCCAAGCCTTCCAACTAGTCGCAGACAGTTATCACCCCATTGACTTAAGTACACCACAAATTTGGATGCCGAGTCTGCAAGTAGGGTTAGGACTCTGGCAAGGTACTTATACCAATTCACAATTCGCAAGTCGCAATTCGCAATTAAAAAACTTAGATGCAGCAAAGCTTTCATGGTTTCCGTCTGTATCAATATTTTCGCGAATTGGTATTACCAAGGAATTGAACGCCTGTGGTTACGCTGGTACGATACAGCAGGGAATTGGATTCCCACAGCAGTAG
- the rfbB gene encoding dTDP-glucose 4,6-dehydratase — protein sequence MSTILVTGGAGFIGANFILLARKLNWANVINLDKLTYASNLDNLAALQTDNNYHFIQGNINNFELVSYILEQYQPDAVINFAAESHVDRSIFSPQDFIDTNVIGTFQLLEASKFYWQKLSKQQQKEFRFLHISTDEVYGSLTPTAPAFKEDTPYSPNSPYAASKASSDHFVRAYYHTYGLPTLTINCSNNYGPMQFPEKLIPLIILNAIARKTLPIYGDGQNIRDWLYVIDHCQAIYLVLKQGKIGDTYNIGGLNEQTNLTVVEKICAILDELIPIANFSYSSLINFVKDRPGHDRRYAIDCQKISHELGWYPQEDFDSGLLKTVQWYLNNPSWLEQVRSRNYQAWLQQNYENR from the coding sequence ATGTCAACAATATTAGTTACAGGAGGAGCAGGATTTATTGGTGCTAATTTTATTCTTTTAGCGAGAAAACTAAATTGGGCAAATGTCATTAATTTGGATAAGCTAACTTATGCTAGTAATTTAGATAATTTAGCAGCATTACAAACAGACAATAACTATCATTTTATTCAAGGAAATATTAATAATTTTGAGTTGGTTAGTTATATTCTAGAGCAATATCAACCTGATGCTGTCATTAATTTTGCGGCAGAAAGTCATGTTGATCGCTCAATTTTTAGCCCCCAGGATTTTATTGATACTAACGTAATCGGAACTTTTCAGCTATTAGAAGCAAGTAAATTTTATTGGCAAAAATTATCAAAACAACAACAAAAAGAATTCCGATTTTTGCATATATCTACAGATGAGGTGTACGGCTCACTCACTCCCACAGCACCAGCATTTAAAGAGGATACACCTTATTCGCCTAATAGTCCTTATGCTGCATCGAAAGCATCATCTGATCACTTTGTACGCGCTTATTATCATACCTATGGGTTGCCGACTTTAACCATTAATTGCTCGAATAATTACGGGCCAATGCAATTTCCAGAAAAGCTGATACCTTTAATAATTCTCAATGCTATTGCTAGAAAAACATTACCCATTTACGGAGACGGGCAAAATATCCGTGATTGGCTTTATGTAATTGATCATTGCCAAGCTATATATCTAGTGTTAAAACAGGGAAAAATTGGCGATACTTATAATATTGGTGGGTTAAATGAACAAACTAATCTGACTGTAGTTGAAAAAATTTGTGCTATTCTTGATGAACTAATTCCTATAGCTAATTTTTCTTATTCATCGTTAATTAATTTTGTCAAAGACCGTCCCGGACATGACCGACGATATGCAATAGATTGTCAAAAAATTAGTCATGAATTAGGCTGGTATCCTCAAGAAGACTTTGATAGCGGACTGCTAAAAACTGTGCAGTGGTATTTAAATAATCCATCTTGGTTAGAGCAAGTTCGTTCTAGAAATTATCAAGCATGGTTACAGCAAAACTACGAAAATAGATAA
- the rfbA gene encoding glucose-1-phosphate thymidylyltransferase RfbA — MKGIILAGGSATRLYPITQVISKQLLPVYDKPMIYYPLSVLMLAGIRDILIISTPTDLPLFQRLLQDGSQWGLKFSYIAQPEPEGPAQAFILGENFIGDDSVCLILGDNIFYGHGLTEVLVKSATLKTGGLIFGYQVKNPQIYGVIEFDADGKAINIEEKPLFPQSNYAVPGIYFYDSQVVEIATNLKPSIRNELEITDVNLIYLKRNQLQVELLGRGYAWLDTGTHESLHQATNFIQTLEERQGLKIACIEEIAYLKGYIDLSQARKLAESMAKSSYGEYLMRIFEHEKKYVFNKVVNR, encoded by the coding sequence ATGAAAGGTATTATCCTCGCTGGAGGTTCAGCGACACGTCTTTATCCTATAACTCAAGTTATCAGTAAGCAGCTTTTACCTGTTTACGACAAACCGATGATTTACTATCCGTTATCTGTGTTAATGCTTGCAGGTATTCGGGATATTTTAATTATTTCTACTCCGACTGATTTACCTTTATTTCAAAGACTATTACAAGATGGTTCTCAGTGGGGTTTAAAGTTTAGTTATATTGCTCAACCAGAACCGGAAGGGCCTGCACAAGCTTTTATTTTAGGAGAAAATTTCATAGGTGATGATTCAGTCTGCCTAATTTTAGGTGACAATATTTTTTACGGACACGGTTTGACAGAAGTTTTAGTTAAGTCAGCAACTCTGAAAACAGGTGGATTGATTTTTGGCTATCAAGTAAAAAATCCCCAAATCTATGGAGTCATTGAATTTGATGCTGATGGTAAAGCGATAAATATTGAGGAAAAACCATTATTTCCCCAATCAAATTATGCTGTCCCTGGAATATATTTTTATGATTCACAAGTAGTAGAAATTGCTACTAATTTAAAACCTTCTATTCGCAATGAGTTAGAAATTACTGATGTCAATTTGATTTACCTAAAACGCAATCAGCTACAAGTCGAGTTACTTGGTAGGGGGTATGCTTGGTTAGATACAGGTACTCACGAATCTTTACATCAAGCCACTAATTTTATTCAAACTCTTGAGGAAAGACAGGGTTTAAAAATTGCTTGTATCGAAGAAATCGCTTATTTGAAAGGATACATTGATTTATCTCAGGCGCGTAAATTGGCTGAGTCAATGGCGAAAAGTAGTTACGGTGAGTATCTGATGAGAATTTTTGAACATGAGAAAAAATATGTTTTCAATAAAGTTGTCAATAGATAA
- the pgsA gene encoding CDP-diacylglycerol--glycerol-3-phosphate 3-phosphatidyltransferase — MTLPNWITFSRLLGVPFLLYGLYNPTEQSRWICLAIFLVAALTDWLDGYLARKLNQISDLGKFLDPLVDKFLVLAPLLVLVELGKIPAWGVFLILARELAIAGWRVNQTTISGANIWGKLKTVSQIIAIALLIAPLPSNWETPSLIAFWISVILTLVSGVIYLWPQNSPSKQSPETN; from the coding sequence GTGACTTTACCCAATTGGATTACTTTTTCTCGGCTACTGGGTGTACCATTTCTACTTTATGGACTGTACAACCCTACAGAACAATCTAGATGGATATGTTTAGCAATTTTTTTAGTAGCAGCGTTGACAGATTGGTTAGATGGTTATTTAGCTAGAAAACTGAATCAAATTAGTGATTTAGGTAAGTTTCTTGATCCTTTAGTAGACAAGTTTTTGGTATTAGCACCATTACTAGTGTTAGTGGAGTTGGGAAAAATCCCAGCTTGGGGAGTGTTTTTGATTTTAGCGCGAGAATTAGCGATCGCGGGGTGGCGAGTTAACCAAACGACGATTAGCGGGGCGAATATCTGGGGTAAACTCAAAACGGTGAGTCAGATTATTGCGATCGCTTTGCTCATCGCACCCTTACCATCAAACTGGGAAACTCCTTCTCTCATCGCCTTTTGGATTTCTGTAATTTTGACTTTAGTGTCTGGGGTAATTTATCTATGGCCTCAAAATTCTCCCAGCAAGCAATCTCCAGAAACTAACTAA
- a CDS encoding Uma2 family endonuclease, producing MIKTPTRKISLEEFLQLPETEPASEYIDGEIIQKPMPQGKHSRLQGELVTTINGVVKANKTALAFPELRCTFGGRSTVPDVAVFAWERIPVDEKGNVANVFNTYPDWTIEILSPEQNGVKVIRNILHCLNYGTKLGWLIDPEEPSVIVYPPQQQPIFLENEEDVLPVPNLVSDLHLTLGELFGWLKL from the coding sequence ATGATTAAAACACCAACGCGCAAGATATCTTTAGAAGAATTCTTGCAACTACCAGAAACTGAACCAGCCAGCGAATATATCGATGGTGAAATCATTCAAAAACCTATGCCTCAAGGTAAACACAGTAGACTTCAAGGCGAATTAGTCACTACCATTAATGGTGTAGTCAAAGCAAATAAAACTGCTCTGGCTTTCCCAGAATTACGTTGTACATTTGGCGGACGTTCCACTGTTCCTGATGTTGCAGTATTTGCTTGGGAGAGAATTCCTGTTGATGAAAAAGGCAATGTTGCTAATGTGTTTAACACATATCCAGATTGGACAATTGAAATCCTCTCTCCCGAACAAAATGGGGTAAAAGTTATTAGAAATATTCTACACTGCTTAAATTATGGTACTAAATTAGGTTGGTTAATCGACCCAGAAGAACCTAGTGTTATAGTGTATCCACCACAGCAACAACCAATATTTTTAGAAAACGAAGAAGATGTTTTACCAGTTCCCAATTTAGTTAGTGATTTGCATTTGACTTTAGGAGAATTATTTGGCTGGTTGAAACTATAA
- a CDS encoding aspartate ammonia-lyase, producing MSDNTDFRIERDSMGDRQIQSNVYYGIQTLRAIENFPISGLKPLPTYVDACLLIKKATAIVNGELGCIPQDISQAIVQATDEILAGKFRDQFVVDVYQAGAGTSHHMNVNEVLSNRALEILGDEKGNYKRVSPNDHVNYGQSTNDVIPTAIRIGGLLALQRTLHPALETAIATLETKAVEFQDIVKSGRTHLQDAVPVRLGENFRAWAQILSEHQNRLYAASGDLMVLGLGGSAAGTGLNTHPQYRFRVVEVLSELLNLPLQPAPHLMAAMQSMGAFVNVSGALRNLAQDLAKISHDLRLMDSGPKTGFKEIQLPPVQPGSSIMPGKYNPVMAEMTSMVCFQVMGYDNAIALAAQAGQLELNVMMPLIAYNLIHSTEILGNTIAALTERCIQGITANKERCLAYAEGSLALVTALNTHIGYLNAAAVAKESLETGKSLRQIVLEKGLMSEADLATVLNLEQMSMIVGNGE from the coding sequence ATGAGCGACAATACAGATTTTCGCATCGAGCGCGATTCAATGGGCGATCGCCAAATCCAGAGTAATGTTTATTACGGTATTCAAACTCTACGAGCTATCGAAAACTTCCCGATTAGCGGACTTAAACCATTACCTACTTACGTAGATGCTTGTCTATTAATTAAAAAAGCTACAGCAATTGTCAACGGTGAACTTGGTTGTATTCCCCAAGATATTAGTCAAGCAATTGTACAAGCCACCGATGAAATTCTAGCGGGTAAATTTCGTGATCAATTTGTGGTAGATGTTTATCAAGCCGGTGCTGGAACTTCTCACCACATGAATGTTAATGAAGTCTTATCTAACCGGGCTTTAGAAATTCTCGGTGATGAAAAGGGAAATTACAAACGGGTGAGTCCGAACGATCATGTCAACTATGGACAGTCTACCAACGATGTGATTCCGACAGCGATTCGCATTGGCGGCTTGTTAGCACTGCAAAGGACATTGCACCCAGCTTTAGAAACAGCGATCGCTACCTTAGAAACCAAAGCTGTAGAATTTCAAGATATCGTTAAATCCGGCAGAACCCACCTCCAAGATGCTGTACCTGTCCGTTTAGGCGAAAACTTCCGGGCTTGGGCGCAAATCCTTTCCGAACATCAAAACCGCCTCTACGCCGCCTCTGGGGACTTAATGGTGCTAGGTTTAGGCGGAAGTGCAGCAGGAACGGGACTAAATACCCACCCCCAATATCGTTTCCGCGTCGTAGAAGTCCTCTCAGAATTACTCAATCTTCCTTTGCAACCTGCACCCCATCTCATGGCTGCTATGCAGAGTATGGGCGCGTTTGTGAATGTTTCCGGCGCATTAAGAAATTTAGCCCAAGATTTAGCTAAAATATCCCATGATTTGCGCCTGATGGATTCAGGGCCAAAAACCGGTTTTAAAGAAATTCAACTACCCCCAGTACAACCAGGTTCATCGATTATGCCAGGGAAATATAACCCCGTCATGGCAGAGATGACATCAATGGTATGTTTTCAAGTCATGGGTTACGACAATGCGATCGCTCTTGCAGCCCAAGCCGGACAATTAGAATTAAACGTGATGATGCCGTTAATTGCCTATAACCTGATTCACAGTACAGAAATTCTCGGTAATACTATCGCCGCCCTCACAGAACGCTGCATCCAGGGAATTACCGCTAACAAAGAACGTTGTTTAGCCTACGCCGAAGGCAGTTTAGCCTTAGTTACCGCCCTCAACACCCATATCGGTTACTTAAACGCCGCCGCCGTCGCCAAAGAATCCCTAGAAACAGGTAAATCTTTAAGACAGATAGTCTTAGAAAAAGGGCTGATGAGTGAAGCAGACTTAGCTACTGTGTTAAATCTAGAACAGATGAGCATGATTGTAGGGAATGGGGAATAG
- a CDS encoding DUF362 domain-containing protein has translation MQHLKPSVSLIRANSYAKDSLKEYLTTLLEPLGGMAAFVKPGQRVLLKPNLLTGSRPQKECTTRAELVYAVAQMVIAAGGKPFLGDSPAFGSAKGVAIANGYQPIIQELNLPIVEFHGQRYQTVSENFNHLLLSKEAIEADVVINLPKVKSHSQLTLTLGVKNLFGCVPGKMKAWWHMEAGKDANRFGEMLVETAKAINPDLTILDGIIGHEGNGPSGGEPRNLGILAAATNVFALDRAMVEILNVPPHQVPTVAASQRLGVCPELAEIDFPNLHPDLLQIKDWRLPDELMPIDFAMPRVIKSTFKHLYIRFIKEPMSAYGRQ, from the coding sequence ATGCAACATTTAAAACCATCTGTCAGCCTTATCCGGGCTAATTCCTACGCCAAGGATTCTTTAAAAGAATATTTAACCACCTTATTAGAACCTTTAGGCGGAATGGCGGCTTTTGTCAAACCAGGACAACGCGTTTTACTCAAACCTAATTTACTCACCGGCTCACGTCCTCAAAAAGAGTGTACCACTCGCGCTGAATTGGTTTATGCGGTTGCCCAAATGGTCATCGCCGCAGGTGGAAAACCATTTTTAGGCGATAGTCCTGCTTTTGGTAGTGCTAAAGGTGTAGCCATAGCCAATGGTTATCAGCCCATCATTCAAGAATTAAATCTGCCTATCGTAGAGTTTCACGGACAGCGTTATCAAACCGTGAGTGAAAACTTTAATCATCTCCTACTCAGCAAGGAAGCCATAGAAGCAGATGTTGTGATTAACTTACCCAAAGTTAAATCCCATAGTCAATTAACCTTAACTTTAGGCGTTAAAAACCTCTTTGGTTGCGTTCCAGGCAAAATGAAAGCTTGGTGGCACATGGAAGCGGGTAAAGATGCTAACCGCTTTGGGGAAATGTTAGTGGAAACCGCCAAAGCCATTAATCCCGATTTAACCATCTTAGATGGGATCATTGGTCATGAAGGTAATGGCCCTAGTGGTGGCGAACCTCGGAACTTAGGTATATTAGCCGCAGCTACCAATGTTTTTGCCCTAGATAGGGCGATGGTGGAAATTCTCAATGTTCCACCCCATCAAGTCCCTACGGTTGCTGCTTCTCAACGCTTAGGAGTTTGTCCAGAACTGGCGGAGATTGATTTTCCCAATTTGCATCCTGATTTACTCCAAATCAAAGATTGGCGATTGCCAGATGAGTTAATGCCCATTGATTTTGCCATGCCGAGAGTAATTAAGTCTACTTTTAAACATTTATATATTCGGTTTATCAAAGAACCAATGAGTGCCTACGGTAGACAGTAG